The following nucleotide sequence is from Palaeococcus ferrophilus DSM 13482.
CATAGCGGTCAACGTGGACAACCTCTTCAACGGCATACCCGTCAGAACCAGGATAACTGGAGAGATAATTCCGGAGTTCGGTGCTCCGGGTGTCATTGACTTCACCACGCCGAGCACCTACACGGACAACGTCGTTGACCTCCAGTGATGCCCTTTCATCTTTTGTTCTTTGATTTTTAACTTAGGGAGGTGAGGCAATGAAGAGGAAGGGTGCGATAGGCATCGGTACGCTCATCGTCTTCATCGCAATGGTTCTCGTTGCGGCAGTGGCTGCAGGGGTTATCATAAGCACCGCCGGCTACCTTGAGCAGAAGGCCTCCGCGACCGGCAGGCAGACCACACAGGAGGTCGCGAGCGGCATAAAAGTGCTCAACGTCTACGGCTACGTTAACACTACCACGCCAAGCGCGGGCACCATAACGAGGATGGCCATTTACGTCAGCCCCAACGCGGGAAGCATGGGTATTGACCTCGGCACGGCCAAAATCGTTCTCAGCGACGGTAAGAAGATGGTTGTCTACGAGTACAACTCCAGCGCCTTCTGGAACGGTACCATAAGTGACCTCTTTAACCTGACGGTGTGGAGCAACGTAAGCGGCACCAGCTTTGGAATAGCGGTTATAAACGATGGAGACGGCAGTATGACCAAAGACCACCCCACGCTTTCGTGGGGGGACTACGCGGCGCTGCTGATTGATACGACCGGCTTCACAGGACCCAGGGGTGCCGGGATATCCCCCGCCACCAAGATTGTGGGTAAGGTTATACCCGAGACCGGTGCCGCGGGAGTTATAGACTTCACAACTCCGAGCACCTACAACTACAACGTCCTCGAGCTCCAGTGAATACAGGAGGTGACAGGGAGTGGCACTGAACTTCCTTTCATCTTTATTCAAGAAGAAACCGGCGGTGGAAGAGCACGAGGAAATGGAGGAACTTGCGGAGGAGCTCGAGGAGCGCGTTGAGAGCAGGGAACAGGAGGAGGCACTCAACCAGATCATGGAGCGCATCAACGAGATCGAGAACGACATCCCGAGGATGAAGATTGGGATTGACACTCTAAAGAAGAACATCCAGGAACTCAGGGATGAGATTGAGCGCCTTGACAAGACGATAAAGGACGTCATGATGCTCTACGAGGTCGTTTCCCAGGAGATAAACCCCTTCAAGGAGCAGATGGCGCAGGAGAACCCGCTAAGCCATGAGGTACAGGAGCTCAGGAAGGAGATAGAGGACCTCAAACTCGAGATAGCCCAGGTGAAGAACGACATCAAAGTGCTGGCGGGCTATGGTGTTGATATAGACTCCATCATATACGAGGTGCTGGCCGAGGTGTGAGCCATGGAGATGAGGTATGTCACCGATGCGGACATCAATGCAAAGCTCGCAGAGCTCAAGGGCAAGGTGCCAACGGTCATCATCAACGACCTTAAGGAGAAGCTGATAGCTAGGAAGGACTCCCTCACCTACGAGCAGCTGGAGAAGATAGTCCAGAGGGTTCTCGACACGTACGGAGGGCAGGCGGCCAAGTATGAGCAGATTAGCAAGCGCGTGGATGACCTCGGCAAGAAGCTCACGGATCTGAGCATGCAACTCTCAAGACTTGTGGAGAGCCTTGAGGAGAAGAAGTTCGAGATACACGAAGAGAGGGCCAGCGAAGTGGAGGAGAAGATTGAGGAAGTCAAGGAGAAGCTCGAGAAGGTGGGGGAGAAAGTCGAGAAGGTCGAGGCCCCGGAGGCGCCGGAGATTCACGAAGTCATCAAGGAGCTCCCCGAGAAGGTCGAGGAACTTTCCGAGAAAGTCGAGAAGCTGGTGGAAGAGAGGGCAGTGGAAGAGAGGGCAGAGGAGTTGCCCGAAGAGGCCGAGATGCCTCCTGCCCCGGAGGAAGAAATACCAGTGGTCGAGGAGGTTGTGGAGGCCCCAGCAGTGGAAGAGGTCGAGGTGGTTGAAGAACTTCCTGAGGGAACCGGGGAGGAGCTTGAGGAAGTTGAGGAGGAGCTGCCCGAGGCGGCACCAGAAGAAGTTGAGGTCCCCGTGGAAGAGATGCCCGTAGAGGGGCCCGAGGAAGTTCCCGTGGAGGAAATTGAAGCTCACGAGGAAATTGCTCCTGCAGAAGAGGTTGTTGAGGAAGAAGTTGGAGAGGAAAAAATTGAAGGTGGTGAAGTTGAAATGGCTGAGAAAGGACTTACTATCCCAGAGGACATTGCTACCCTTCTCTTTGAGGAGGAGCCCAGGAAGGCGAGGCTCGAGACCGTACCCGAGGACATCGTATCCACCATGATAGCCCTCAAGTGGCTTGGCTTCCTGATTGACAGGGTAGGGATGCAGAA
It contains:
- a CDS encoding flagellin, which produces MKRKGAIGIGTLIVFIAMVLVAAVAAGVIISTAGYLEQKASATGRQTTQEVASGIKVLNVYGYVNTTTPSAGTITRMAIYVSPNAGSMGIDLGTAKIVLSDGKKMVVYEYNSSAFWNGTISDLFNLTVWSNVSGTSFGIAVINDGDGSMTKDHPTLSWGDYAALLIDTTGFTGPRGAGISPATKIVGKVIPETGAAGVIDFTTPSTYNYNVLELQ
- a CDS encoding flagella accessory protein C, coding for MALNFLSSLFKKKPAVEEHEEMEELAEELEERVESREQEEALNQIMERINEIENDIPRMKIGIDTLKKNIQELRDEIERLDKTIKDVMMLYEVVSQEINPFKEQMAQENPLSHEVQELRKEIEDLKLEIAQVKNDIKVLAGYGVDIDSIIYEVLAEV
- a CDS encoding FlaD/FlaE family flagellar protein, encoding MEMRYVTDADINAKLAELKGKVPTVIINDLKEKLIARKDSLTYEQLEKIVQRVLDTYGGQAAKYEQISKRVDDLGKKLTDLSMQLSRLVESLEEKKFEIHEERASEVEEKIEEVKEKLEKVGEKVEKVEAPEAPEIHEVIKELPEKVEELSEKVEKLVEERAVEERAEELPEEAEMPPAPEEEIPVVEEVVEAPAVEEVEVVEELPEGTGEELEEVEEELPEAAPEEVEVPVEEMPVEGPEEVPVEEIEAHEEIAPAEEVVEEEVGEEKIEGGEVEMAEKGLTIPEDIATLLFEEEPRKARLETVPEDIVSTMIALKWLGFLIDRVGMQNLERVLEFYYEIGWISEKVLNQLLRYAKGTRPHHRDPEWKPAEKLTVQDHLISLLFIERLRGLRINRDVLDKLEREIKMLEKTLDEFYGV